ATTAAATTTTTGAGCACATAGGTCCCCATATTCTATTAAATGATACAATTTAGaccctatatattttttttgtttaaatgaaAAACTATAATtatagagaatatatagaattatAATGATACaacttttataatattttttctataaaaatggtaagagaaaaaatagagaatataTTGGTACATATTTTATATTCTAATTAACTATTGTCTCTATCTTACATTCCCATCCTTTTTTGCCAACAAGTATAAGATATGGTTGCAACATTTATTCGTTGAAAATTGGCTCAAGCTCAAGGCTCAAGACACCTAACTAACTTGTAACTTAGTCAAAAGTTGGATGGTTGGTTGGACTTTTGTGTCTTTCATTATTGCATCTTGGGGAAAGAGAGATCATTTTTCCCTTCTATAAATAAGAAAGAGCTCTTTGAAGAAAGGCATCGGTTGAGAAGGAAAAATCAGAGTGAGAAATTCTTAGTTGAGAGTGTAAGCATCTCTTGAGAGAAATACtctgtgagtgagagtttctgtGAGTATTTGGAAAACTCCTATATTTCCTATTCAATTCAATAGTATCTCCTGATTCCTTTGAACGTAAcaagtaaaaaaatttaaataatataattagcaaaatattatcactcagaattaagatcgacttaatttatggtcaacgttgtgatgtTAATTAAATTCGATAaaaacgatacttatttatcaatcaataatcaatatcggtcttagtccaatgtaaccaaataagcaagcaacacggttgttaaactaaatgatttatactaaatgatttatactacttttattgacaatatgaaatcgGGTTATATGTTCGACatgattttataagggcataaaacctaaCAATGCTTACATAAGCTAAAATAATTTTGTTATAGAACCTCCTATTATGCATCAATAATCAAATTTCTTAATAAAAAAGATATGTCTAAGAAGGGCATAGGTCGAGACGGAAAAATGATTTATAAGCATTTATACTACTTATACACGGTTGTCCAAACTAAATGATTTATATTACTTTTATTGATTATATGAAATCGGGTTACATGTTCGACatgattttataagggcataaaacccaacaatacTTACATAAGCTAAAATAATTTTGTTACATGAACTACTATTATGCATCAATAATCAAATTTCTCAATAAAAAAGAGCTCTCGAAGAAGGGCATAGGTCGAGACAGAAAAATTAAAGTGAAAAAGTCTTAGTTGAAAGTGTAAGCATTTCCTGAGAGAAATACTCTTGTATAATTCCTACTTGTTCAAAAATATTTGGTGACTCTCGTAGACGTAGGCAAATAATTGTCATTTTTAGCGAATTGATATATTcctatgtatatatacatattgatAATTTTGCAAGCAACAAACTAACCATTCATATTTAACAAGGGGGTCCATTAATTCATGAACATTCAAGCGCAAGGCTTAATGTTTCGACTAGAAAAATAGAAAGCAATAGTCAAATGGTAATTTCATTAGAGAATTCAAATATATAATTGATAATACAAATATTATCACCCGTTTCCCTGTTCTTATAACAACACCACAGAGCAGCAAATTCATGTACACCTATTTTCCTACATTTACAAAAGAGAAATTTTTTAATTACATTGGCTATATATGCAACTATTTTGGGTATCATAATTTTGAATTGCACCCTATACAGAGAGACCAAATAAGTCAACATTTTCTTTTTAGATCAAATGAGGAAAGATTGATGTGAAAAGTGGGAACAAGAGAAGAAAGACGAGAACCGCACCAAGGCCAACGGCCATGCACGTCCACTTTCTGGAGCTCTTCTGGTACTCCCTCGCCTCTTGGAGGTTACCAGTCCCACGCCTCACAAACGAGCTAGCGTGCGCCACGTGGCTCTCGATGTCATTCAGCTGGTGACCCTGCGACTCCACCAGAGCCGCCATGTCCAAGAAAATCTGATGAAGCTCAATCAGGTTCTTCTCAATCTCCTTAACCGCGTCGTGTCGTTCTTGAATCTCTGAAATGGTGTCCAAAATCTGACCCCTACCCTGTTCCTGAATCGCCTTCTGCAAAAAACTCTCGCTCTCTCCACTCGATATCAGATTCTCTATCGTCTCCTCACTCGCTCTCTCCCCTGTTATGGTGAAGTACCTTCGCTCCACTGTCTCCTTATACTCCGACTGCATTCGGTTCCTCAACCCCTGAAAATGGTCCATCATGGTCTTGAGCTTCTTCCCCAGCCCGCTCACCACCGAGGTCCGAGTCCGGTCAGCCGAAGACCCGGGTCCGGACCCGGGCAGATTTCGGTTGGCTGCGTTGGAACGTTCCAAAGCTTCGAGCTTTCCCTTTATGAGTTTGACTCGTCGTAGCACCTGCTCCACGTCTGTGTCCATCCTCGACCGAAGCTCCTTCATGGTTTTGGCGTTGTGGACTATCTTACCTTCCTCGTTAGCGTCCTGTAGTTTTCTGTAAAGCTTCTCGACCGATTTCATGTCTTCCTTGACATTCTCCACGTCTTCGAAGAATTTGTCGAGATTCGCGCTCTCTTTCCCGGCTTCCATGTCGTCAAGGTACGACTGCTGTTTCAGGTCCGTATATCTTTTGAATGAGCTCGAGAATAAATCGTTCATTTtgattatcttcttcttcttcttcttcttcttcttcttcttcttctgtgaATTGGGTTTCTCTTCTCACGTGAAATCAATCACGGCAGTGGACAAAgaaactattaaaaaaaaaaagaagaagaagatttttGTCTCAGTAAAAAAGTTATTTGTGTTTGGTTATTAGAACTAGTGTACGTAAAAGTTTCTTGTAAGAGTTAGGACTATTGCATAATGAAGAGGAAGAGAAAGATGGTGACAAAGGCAGAAAATAGTGATCCAGAAATGGAGATGGGACGAAGTTTCCTTATTTTTGGTTGGGATGGGATTAAGAGGTATTATTAGAGGCTTGGTGTTAACTCAGGATTAGGACCAGCCAAATTATCCTACAAGGCCGTTGTTAAGGGGGCAAGGGTACGAATATGGCTTTGCTTTTTTTTTAATCCTCAATTAACATAGAAAgctttctaattttttttcctaGTCAAGAACTGTCTCGTTGACTTggtcattttcttttcttttcaccaAGTCTCAGCCACAAAGATATGATATAATATAAGTTCGGTTGGGATCATTTAGTGGTGAGTATCCTCAACATTACCGATAAGATTAACAGTTTAGttaataaacttaaaaaatatttcataattATTATAGGGTCATGCATGATACATAGATTTTGATTGGAATTCTCTTGTAGAATTAACTTTTGACAGATTCTAAGTAATACTTATTATTATCATGTAGTTTTATTCATAAttctttttatattattatacaaTAAAATCGATTGCTGGAAGAGATTACATTTATATGTGCTTGCTTTTTATTGATAggataattatatttttaatataaaaaaaaagccatgattatcaaatcatatcaatTTGACtgaaataataataactaattTCATTATTATGACATTGTTTTTTCCAGTACAATACTAAATTTTTTGTTATAATTCAATAATTTAATATCTCTCCAAATTCTATTCCATACCATTTGCCCAATACTTGCATTATGAGAATAATGAAAGCATTTCAGACCTAGTTAAAAATATCCAGCGAGATGTGGTTATTAAAAAATAACATTACATAAAAATGTCTATTAATACCAGGTAGTAACAAGCTAGATTTCGATTGTTTAATGGGTATAAACAAAGCATATTTTAGTTTAgcgtatatatttttttagactctgtattttgtcttattatttgtttggatcttatattttgataaattattttttagactctgtattttataaaatagttcaaatagatccctaaacctgattttgattaacacaaaattaaatataacaacacagttctacggcaaaataactatttttgttGTGAGtcgttagtttgatgaattatttgtaattttagtttaaaaaattttgataaaaaatcgagtttagatatttatttaaattattttagaaaatacagaatctaaaaaataatttatcaaaataaataatacaaacagagtcaaaacacagtttaaaaagacataaaacttttagtttatttaaataaatttaaaattttgttaataatatatattcataattaAACATAGAGATGCTTTGGTTTGTTATTCCCAATACCAAAGCTCTGACAAAAATTGCTACTTTGTACGCCCCATGCAGATTTGACATCTTTATCAGTCGCATAATTGTATCATAAATTTATGTACAAAAACATGAGTAAACAAGTATGCTACCCCAAATGTAAATCACTACTTTCATCGAGCCGAAAAAACAGATATTTGTTACATCTCTATTACAGAATGAAGGCTGCAAGGCGAGCtccaaaaaaaaaggaaaagaaaaaagaaactgCAAAAGCCTCAACCTGCAATGCACTTCAGTTGTAGCATTCATCGTCTCCCAACTACTTCAACACAACTTGGGCCTACAATTACTTTAAATGTAGAGAGAAAATATCAGACCATACAATTCGTTTCTCGATAAGCCCTCTTCCTTTCCTACTCTCTTTTTATGTACAGACCTCTGAATGAGAGAGATACTACTGTGGATGAATGCAGAAC
This genomic interval from Humulus lupulus chromosome 8, drHumLupu1.1, whole genome shotgun sequence contains the following:
- the LOC133793436 gene encoding syntaxin-124-like — translated: MNDLFSSSFKRYTDLKQQSYLDDMEAGKESANLDKFFEDVENVKEDMKSVEKLYRKLQDANEEGKIVHNAKTMKELRSRMDTDVEQVLRRVKLIKGKLEALERSNAANRNLPGSGPGSSADRTRTSVVSGLGKKLKTMMDHFQGLRNRMQSEYKETVERRYFTITGERASEETIENLISSGESESFLQKAIQEQGRGQILDTISEIQERHDAVKEIEKNLIELHQIFLDMAALVESQGHQLNDIESHVAHASSFVRRGTGNLQEAREYQKSSRKWTCMAVGLGAVLVFLLLFPLFTSIFPHLI